Part of the Sorghum bicolor cultivar BTx623 chromosome 1, Sorghum_bicolor_NCBIv3, whole genome shotgun sequence genome, CCATGTTTGAATTCAGTGTTAGCATAAGTGATATGTGTCATCAAGTATAACCAACATACACAGACACATTAACGATAAAAATATATGTTTATAGTTTATCAGTAGTAAACAAAAGTTTGTCTCGACAAACCGTATTCCAATGACAATGACAACCTAATAGAGATCATCTGATATCCAagcaattatttatatataattaaacAAGAGAAGAGATAGATAAGAAATTCATATTAGTTGTCATGGACTCAAAGTAGAAATAAATGCAGTACCGGTGAGCATGGGGGCACGGAGTTTTCATCGATTTATTGTTCACCAAATATAGTTCCACATGTAAAGCCAGCCTGgccatgtatatatgtatatacgcttcaatttggttctgatgattagAGTCGAAAACTCGTATCAAAAGACATCTCACAATTTGAATTTGACTGACAAAACCAAACTGACCAGGTATGAAAATCTGACTTGGCCTTTTTCTATGAGCAATAATTTTTTAAATGGCCATAAGTCCTGCATTTGGACAATTGGACTTCAAATTGATTATTTCACATGTGCATTTTTCGGTTGTCTCGATGAGAGCTATGCAACGGTTAAATCATTCTAAAGTTTAACAAGGTTAAATCACCCATAATGATTTGATAAGATTTTCTAATACTCATCACTTGTTGTCAACCTGCTACATGTATTTATTAAAGGGATGGATTGAATGGAGCAGGGAATAATGGTAATTTGAAAACATTTCTATGATCCACTGCAGGACTATGAACAATATACTTGCAATGGATCTGTTGATATCAGAGGCAACCGAGCGTCCAAAAGGCATACGGGAAACTGGAGAGCCTGCTACTCGATTCTTGGTAAGGACACAACAttactatatatatgtatgatcATCAATAAACTCTTGGATCCTCCAATTCAATTTATTAATACTTGCAGGGGGTGAATTTTGTGGCGCTATGGCATACTACGGAGTTGGGACAAACCTGGTGAGCTACATGACCAAGGTGCAGAAGCAAAGCAATGTCGCTGCAGCCAGCAACATCGCTTTCTGGCAGGGCACGTGCTACCTGACTCCCCTTCTCGGAGCTTTCTTGGCAGATTCATATCTTGGAAGACACCGAACAATCTTGGTGTCCCTCATGATATTTACCATGGTACGCAAGTGTTGCCATTGTTCTTGCGATTTCTGTTCATGGTTTACAGTTCCTTTCCTTGTGGTTGCAGGGAATGCTCCTACTGACACTTTCAGCAATCATTCCAGCAAGCATTCGTGTAGTGGTGAACTCTCACTCTCAGGATGCCTTGTCTTCTCTGGGCCTCTTCCTGACAGCTCTAGGCTTAGGTGGCATCTGGCCATGTGTTCCCACATTCGGCGCCGATCAGTTCGACGATACAGACACCGCTGAGaaggagcagaagaagctctACTACAACTGGTACTACTTTGCTGTCAACGGAGGTTTCTTCTTCGCGAGCACGGTCCTTGTTTGGGTTCAGGACAACCATGGCTGGGGGCTTGGTTTTGGCATCCCTACTGTGGTTTCCACGGTTGGAATTGCTGGATTCCTTGCCTGTATGAAGTTGTACAGGTATCAGAAACCAGGAGGCAGCGCGCTGACTAGGATTTGCCAGGTTGTGGTGGCTGCCACCCGCAAGGTGAACGTAGATGTGCCGACGGACAGCTCTCTTCTGTATGAGATGCCGCCGGGGAAGGAGTCGGCGATTGCTGGGAGCCGGAAGCTGATGCACACTGATGGACTAAAGTAAGCTgcatttcatttcatatggTATATCTTCTCTTCAGTCTTCACTAGCTCGACATTATTGTTCTGAACATTACTGCACTTGCGAAATTTGAATACTAAGACACAAGACTCCAATACCCCATTATATTAGGTTCTTTGATCGAGCTGCCACCATCACCACCTCTGAAGATGCATCTAACCCATGGAAGCTTTGCACGGTGACACAAGTTGAGGAGCTGAAGATCTTGGCAAGGATGCTTCCTGTCTTTCTAACAGGCATAGTCTTCAACACTGCCGAAGCGTTCTTTCCGTTGTTCATAGAACAAGGACAGGTCATGGACAGCCACATCGTTGCACAGTTCTGGATACCTCCAGCCACTCTGACGACCTTCAACTGCCTCTGCGTCATCATCCTGGCACCAGCGTATAACAGAGTTGTGATGCCCATGGTGTGTAGGATCACCGGCAAGAAGCGAGGGTTGTCCGAACTGCAACGCATCGGCGTCGGCATGGTCTTTGCTATGTTTTCAATGGCTTCAGCTGCACTGGTTGAGATGGTGCGTCTCGACATCGCCAAGAACAGGGTGCTGATGAATATCCTGTGGCAGGCTCCGCAGTACATGTTTGCCGGAGTAGCCAAGGTTTTCAGTGTGGTTGGTTTTATTGAGTTCGCTTATGAACAGTCGCCAGATGCCATGAGGAGCTTGTGCCAGGCTTGCTCTCTCCTCATGGTCACGCTTGGAAGCTACCTTGTGTCGATCATGCTGAAAATGATCGATTCAGTGACAGCCGGAAGGGGGAGCCATGGCTGGATACCAGAAAACCTCAACGAAGGGCGCCTTGATCAGTTCTTCTGGTTGATGGCAGGATTGCACCTGCTGAACCTGCTTGCATTCGCATATTGCGCTACGAGGTACAAGTGCAAACTGGCTACGTGAGTTTCTTCTCATAGTTTGAGGCTCAGAGGAGTGCGTTAGTAAAGTTGAGGAGCATTTAGCATTGTATATTATTATTTGCTACCAACTCAAGTTTTGGAAgttattttattaattaatttttttagtgGAGTATTGGAACAAGTTGTTGGGATAAAAGGAAAGAACAATAATACACAGTTAATCTCTCATCTTCTCATCTTGTGATGAATCAAGAGGAGAATATCTATCATTAGATCAACAAACGGAATTAACAATCACTTACACAATAGATACACCTGTTTATATAGAAAACCTCCTTAAGATGAGGAGTAAAAACCAGGAGACCAACTAGTTCACTCCGTGCTTCCACTATAGTCAATAATGGGTACAAGGAGTCTTCTCTAGAGCATCTACCCATTCATTTAATTGTAAACTTGACATCAACTACCACCATAACATTCTAACAAGAGGAATAACAATAGCCAGATAGAGAAGTTACAAATTCTGTCTTCTTCGGTAATATGTTCATTTCTCACAAACTATAGCTCCACCGTGCATAAATTTTGATAGGCGTATAGATCCACGGGTCCCCTAATCACTGACCAAAGTTCAACTCAATGAGACACCATTTCACAACCCAAATAAATCATCTACCAAAACAGCTGTCACGCAAAATTGTAGTACCCTGAATTTACAAACTCCCTCTCAAATATGGTTGTTTAGTCAACCAATCCTCAAATAAACTTGAAAGATTAAAGTACTATGAATGAGGAATGAAATAACCATATGTTTTGTGCCAATCTGACCACGTTTGAACCTCCAATCACTAACTTGAAGATGGTCGGTTCAGAATCACCAATATAGACAAATTTTCCCTTCTTCCTTTCTTCTCACATTGTGGTGTTCTTGTGTTCTGCGCTCCTGCAACTCTTTTAGCAGCAGCATCTAAAGCAAAAGGAAGCTAGGGTTTTTGTCTTTATCCTTCTCAAGAAGTGCTCTTGAGTTGATTTAGGCACCAAATCAACGGTGCACAAGCAATGGGCTTGTGAGCTGCATTTAGGCTGATTTGCTAGGCTCAAAATCATCCTCTATTGGAGCGATAGCCCAACAAACTACCACTCACGACCTCATGGAGGGTCTCATGCCTTTCGACTTCATGCCAGCGAGTCGGCAACAAATATCAGTTTCTCTGTTGTCATCACCTTATTCAACATATCTGCTACAAGAACTTTTCCAAACTACATTTGCTTAGAATTCAACCACATCCCGAATCCCTTCTCCTTGCCTTCCCTTAGCTCTAGGTGAGTGagtgtatatgtatatatagacATGGGCGGCGCCAGGGGTATTTCCCTATATGCCATGGAATACCCAAGATTTTGGTAAAGAAACTAGATATATATGGTATACATTTAGTACATGACACTGTCTAATTGTATCAGAAGCCTACGGATGAGCATCCCACAAGGCCACAAGAAACAGAGCCCTAGCTAGCAGCGAGGATTGCAGTGCTTGTTCAGGACCTCGCGTACTGCATCCCAAGCCAGTGGTGGGCCCAATGGGTAGTTCAGATAGGCACAAGACTACTCTGGATTTTGGCACAAAATTTTTCAGTACTGATTCTCTCAGCCCAAAAAAACTTGGCCCATGGCTCTGTTCATCCTGTAGCAAGGCAGCGAGCGCTCCACCGGTCGCTTCCCCGTCTCCCCGACTCCCGCAGGCCGCCAGGCCGCATCCCGCTGTCCCGCACTCCCGCAGTTATGCACAGCAGCACAGGTCGTGACTCGAACTCGCGAGCGGCCGAGCGCCGCCGTGTCGGAGACCGAGGAGGAGCCGTCGCCGCCACGGTCCGCCAGGCGCCAGCGCTCCCATGACCCCATCCGCTCCCGGCTCCTGCATAGGCGCTCCCGTCGTCTGCTCCCGTCCGGCTCCGGTCCGGCTGTCCCCTCCGCTCGACCCCCGAGCCCCCGACAGCGGATGGCTCACGGCCAGGCGGCCAGCACTCAAGCAGCGCCGCAgcgggcagcggcagcggccacGGCACACGGCCAGCACAGGTGAATTGGTGAGTTTAATTTTTTCCCCATATGGCTATGGCTTTATGATTTAGGGATTTGATTTTCTCTAAATCTGTGATTCTGTGAAACTGTGAGCCAAGAATTGAATCAATTTTTTTATGTTTAGGAAGTTGAGGCATGAAGAAACCAAATATAGCAGTTCTTTTTCAGAAACATGAGAAAGCGCAAATTAAAGTAGCTTTTTATATTTATGTAAGACCTTATCTTATATATAATCTATTTGTACAAGTTTCAGACCAATTTATGTAAGCTTTGAACATTAAATTGTATTGTCGCAGTTTGTTTATTTTATAGTCATTTTACCGAATTTTTTCTTTGAATTTTGTCGTGTTGCGTAtggaaaaaaatttaaaactaccTTGATCTTGATTTTAATTCATGGGTCCCAAGCTAGCGGGGGCAGCGGCCTCAGCGGCAGTGCATCTGCATCCCAAAGGGTGGATGCTACTGCAGATTGCAGTGCTGCCCCATAGCGGTGACCGGTGGCCAGCAGTAACCAGCAGGCGAGCAGAGCAGATCACGGACTGCAGCAGCTGCCTGGCTGCCTCCCTCGACTCGGCCCCTTTGGCGGCCGACTTTCGGCGGCGGCCAGAAACCAAGCGTTCAAATAACCAGACACAAGTCTCCTCAAGATCCATGCACCACACAAAGATTTTGTTTTCTCCTCTGATTTacagggtgtttagttccccttcTATTCCAGAAAAATTTAGATCTCAGTTCTATTATTTTgtataatggaactaaacattatgtaattttttttagaaaaggtggttattctctgttttagattttgatctcaaaagacaaaaaaaaagccAAAAGAGCCTTAAAAGGCTCTTACGAGGGTAATAAATTATGTATTTTGGATGAAGCTAAACATAATCGTGAAAATTTTGGTATTTTACATTTCATCGTTTCAAAGTAgttgacatttttgcattttgcATCTTGCATTTTATGAAAAACTAAACAACCCCTTAGACTGAATCACAATCTAATTGATGAAATTTATAGGGAAGAGCTATGCAAAGTGCCTATGTGCTTACTGCAAtttaaacaaatttatttgtatATGCTACTGTGTGCTACTTTATTTAGTGTCATCATAAAAATTCTATAAATAATTTCTTTTGACATTTTGTTTCTAAATTGCAATGTACATGGAAAAGACGTGTGCTAGCACTAGCATATTTCTATTGTGGGAGAAAGCTAGCACTTATATATTTGTAATGTATTTTTTTTACATAGAATACCCTACGATGAAATTCTGGCTCCGCcactatatatatagagagagcaaTGAACAAGAGATATATTGAGAGTGTGAGAGTCTCCCACCAAGGGAACATGTGGTCTGACTTGGGCCAAAGTGAGTTCTATGTGACACCTCATTTCTCTGCATGGCTTGCGATCCACCGATATTTGCGCTGCCTGTTTGTGTAAATGTTCCAGTGGAATGTTCCGTGGTGAGGATGAATCAGTGCCCAGTTTTATCCAGTTTCTTCACAACTCAGTTTTCAAACTTGAATTTCAAACTCATATGATCCTCGTGATGAGATGAATTTGAACAAGTCATGGCCGGGTCATGACAGCTAGCTATAGTTGTAACCATGAGTGCACAAAAACTAGCTAAGCTAGCTTGGAACTGAATCGGAGGACTACTAGTACTATCTCCTGTGTTTCTGTAACTAGCTAAGCGAGTTAGGAACTGAAATGGAAGACTACAATCTCCTGTGTTTGTGTGCTCTAGTTTGCTGATGTCCTAGAAAATTCCTCGATTTTCTCTGCTTTTATATCAAATCATTTACTCAGTGCAATTCGCACGTGAATTATACCCTAGTAGTCTAATAAAATCATTATGGATCAAGGGATTTAAAATATAACTATATAACACCATGGATAAGTGCAACTACCATAAataaaataatctatattttaataattaaatatatataaagtataagaaaattatagataatatatattaattagtgaatttaaataaattaaattaatttagaagtatataaaaataaaataaaatactaaTTATTAGACATGGTAAAATTAACTAAAATTAAGATTTTTATATCATCAATAATATTAAAATTACAGTAGCCATAAATAAATTTTAAATAATGATACATACCATCTGCTATATATGTTAAAGTTAATTTCTATTTACATAGTTAATTAGTCATAACTATAAGGTTTAGATGGTCTTCAAAAAGTGATATGAATAATATCGGATATTTTGTATCTTTGCTGAATAAGAATGTGGAATCGGATAGCGAATATTATTCAGAACAAATACAGATATACTACTCATTtttgctcgcaaaaaaaaaaagatatactACTCATTTAACATCTGTATTAAATTGAATATTGATACGGATATCAAAATTCGGATCATTGGGATACCTGGACATCGGGTAGCGCGTGTGGGAGGCGGCCGATGAACCACAACCAGCAGAGCAGGAAGCTGGCGTGCTGCATGCGTATCGCCATATGGCGGTTGGCGGGGCACAAGGAGGCAACATGCATGCACGGTTCACACACGACAGCGTCTGTCCATGGGCCATGGCCGTGTAGCCTGGGACCAGTTCCGTTGGCTAAAggggggtttttttttttttttttctcaagttGATTAGCACTAGATGCACGAGCACGACCTATATCATGGATTTGAGTAGTTCCAGCCACGAGCCCACGATAATCAACTAGCATTCTATAGCAACAACAATAAAGTACAAAATTGTTAGTGTCAGCTTGCAGGAACAATTTATCATGCTTTCACGTTGACTACTGTTATCTCACAGATTAAAATGGACAAATCGGGAGTGATATCTGTTCCTTTGATCTTCGGTCGGATCAAGCGCAAgttaatattatatataattaCATAATTGTCTTGAGTGAACAACGCGCATCTCTCTAGGATAACCCATATTCATATCTATTTATACATCTAAAACTACTACCTCTAAATTTTTGCCCTTCAATTCACTCTATTATAGAAATCTTTTCCGAGGCGGTCGTTTTTATTTTTCTGAGGCAGACAAAGACAACCGCCACAAATGAAAGGTCACCGTTAATGGTGGTCTAACCGTGGCAGTTGCTTATGCCTGCCACGGTTATCGATAAATGGAGGCGGGCGCTTTAgaatgcccgcctcggttaatcaataaaaaacaaaaaaaccatGAGCCCACCAACGAGCCCACCAAAAAAAACTACTTCCACTGTCGTGCGCTGCCCGATCCATTGAAATAGAGGGGCAGCctagggagggagagggagactgTCACCCGCAGCCCTAGATCTACGAGCCCGAATGCCAGATCCGTGATCCGTGACACTGGACCCATGAGCCCCGCCACCAGATCCCAAAtgaatttctacaggcggagtTTAGTTCCAAATGAATTTCTACATGCGGAGTTTAGTTtcccacatattatcctaaaccgagcatatattaattatttgaggccctaaacggattccaatggaaaagttgtcaactataaagtttcataacttttcaagatctataacttttatattggtagtttctccatccaaggtcatttacaaaatttgaatttcaaatttgagaaattcaaacgtagttttcgatgacaagatgatttcaaatcaaaaaattatcaactacaaagtttcataactttttgagatctacaattttcattttgatggttttttcaaacgaggtcatttgaaaaactcaaaaaaattcaatttcaaattatttctacaggcagatttcttaagaaaccgcctgtagaaatatgatttttacaggcggtttcttagaagaaccgcctgtagaaatatatgatttctacaggcggttttgttagaaAAACCGCCTGAGGCCCGCTCATTTATTTTTACAGGCGTTCTTTAATTGAAACCTCCTGTAAAAATTAAATTACACCGCCAGCGTAGAGTTTCACTGTGCTAGTGGTGGCTAGagtgggagggagagggagccaTGTTGGGAGGATAGGGGGCGTCACGGTGTCGGGGGAATCGGGGGAGCGAGGGCGTGAGGAAGGTGAAAGAGGTTGGCGGCCGACTGAGGATGGAGTGGTGGAGGCAATCCCTAAGTTCGgcttatatagttgaagacaaaAATCGTGTCTCGATAGGCTAGGCTAGGTCTACTGGGCCTAGGCTATTTTTGGAGGCTGGCCTTATAATTTGCCCACCACCGTTAATCGATTTACCGTGGCGGACACCTTAAGTTGACTGCCTCGGAATAGGCTATTAAGCGAGACAGTCGTCTGAAGGTGTCCATCTTGGTAAATAAAGAATGTCTGGCTCTGTTAATCACAGATATTA contains:
- the LOC8083638 gene encoding protein NRT1/ PTR FAMILY 8.5 gives rise to the protein MKGDSIMSEAEESSLLPLLPLLHGTPSQDYEQYTCNGSVDIRGNRASKRHTGNWRACYSILGGEFCGAMAYYGVGTNLVSYMTKVQKQSNVAAASNIAFWQGTCYLTPLLGAFLADSYLGRHRTILVSLMIFTMGMLLLTLSAIIPASIRVVVNSHSQDALSSLGLFLTALGLGGIWPCVPTFGADQFDDTDTAEKEQKKLYYNWYYFAVNGGFFFASTVLVWVQDNHGWGLGFGIPTVVSTVGIAGFLACMKLYRYQKPGGSALTRICQVVVAATRKVNVDVPTDSSLLYEMPPGKESAIAGSRKLMHTDGLKFFDRAATITTSEDASNPWKLCTVTQVEELKILARMLPVFLTGIVFNTAEAFFPLFIEQGQVMDSHIVAQFWIPPATLTTFNCLCVIILAPAYNRVVMPMVCRITGKKRGLSELQRIGVGMVFAMFSMASAALVEMVRLDIAKNRVLMNILWQAPQYMFAGVAKVFSVVGFIEFAYEQSPDAMRSLCQACSLLMVTLGSYLVSIMLKMIDSVTAGRGSHGWIPENLNEGRLDQFFWLMAGLHLLNLLAFAYCATRYKCKLAT